The proteins below are encoded in one region of Engystomops pustulosus chromosome 8, aEngPut4.maternal, whole genome shotgun sequence:
- the LOC140076101 gene encoding olfactory receptor 1468-like: MAHALCSSSNVSKQLARKLCTTKFNTCAKYGMCINLAWPNATRDLMENHTYGFFILTFATHEKNKPFLSFIFILMYLIGVFANSITITVVYRYPHLHTPMYLFLCNLSIVDICYTTFTVPKLVYMLLSGNFTTSFSQCFTQMYFFLHVAVTEDLLLFIMAYDRYVAICKPLHYHRMLSKKNCITLLVTIWATGLFNSLFLTLTASNVPLCYPNTVTQFYCEFKAFAKISCPSAGFHLYSYVEAIIFGLLPFLCSIISYIKVIIVILRIKSSDGRKKAFSTCSSHLIVLTMFYGTWTSTYLTPPMNDPQVFETTFTVLCLIVTPMLNPLIYSVRNKDVKRAILKFLACNVRGEQSVRVYA; this comes from the exons ATGGCACACGCTTTATGCAGCAGCTCCAACGTGTCTAAACAATTGGCCAGGAAGCTTTGCACCACCAAGTTTAACACATGTGCAAAGTACGGGATGTGCATTAACCTGGCTTGGCCAAATGCTACT AGAGACCTCATGGAGAATCACACGTATGGTTTTTTCATCTTGACCTTTGCTACACATGAGAAGAATAAACCATTTTTATCTTTCATTTTTATCCTGATGTACCTGATCGGTGTATTCGCTAATTCCATCACCATCACTGTAGTTTACAGATATCCGCACCTACACACCCCCATGTATCTATTCCTCTGTAACTTATCTATTGTCGACATTTGCTACACGACATTTACCGTTCCGAAGTTGGTTTACATGTTATTAAGCGGTAACTTTACAACGTCCTTCAGTCAATGCTTCACCCAGATGTACTTCTTCCTCCATGTGGCTGTTACGGAGGATCTCCTGCTCTTCATAATGGCTTATGACCGGTACGTCGCCATTTGTAAACCTCTACACTATCATCGGATGTTGAGTAAGAAGAACTGCATTACGCTCCTGGTGACTATCTGGGCCACTGGGCTTTTTAATTCTCTCTTTTTGACCCTGACTGCATCTAATGTACCATTGTGTTATCCGAATACAGTCACACAGTTCTATTGTGAATTTAAGGCTTTTGCCAAAATTTCCTGTCCCAGCGCTGGTTTTCATTTATATTCCTATGTGGAAGCTATAATATTTGGCTTGCTTCCGTTTCTGTGTAGTATAATATCTTATATTAAGGTCATCATTGTCATCCTACGTATTAAATCCAGTGATGGAAGGAAAAAGGCCTTCTCCACATGCTCGTCCCACCTCATAGTCCTCACCATGTTCTACGGCACCTGGACATCAACGTACCTGACACCACCCATGAACGATCCTCAGGTCTTCGAAACAACTTTTACTGTTCTGTGCCTCATTGTTACCCCCATGTTAAACCCCCTGATATACAGTGTACGGAATAAGGATGTAAAGAGGGCGATACTAAAATTCTTAGCGTGTAACGTCAGGGGAGAACAATCTGTAAGAGTTTATGCTTAG
- the LOC140076102 gene encoding olfactory receptor 5V1-like, with protein sequence MYLFLCNLSIVDLCYTNITIPKLVHMFLSSDSSICFTQCFIQMYFFSFAVTTEDLLLFIMAYDRYVAICRPLRYHSVLSKKNCLLFMICVWVTGFINSILPPLTTFSIPLCYSNKVSQFFCEYKAFSKISCPNIGFHILAYTEAVIFGIFPFLFSIISYIKVIVVIFHIKSSDGRRKAFSTCSSHLIVLTMYYGTWMSAYLIPSLINTQVLELVFTLLYTTVTPMLNPLIYTVRNKDVKRALQKLVGCEVKDE encoded by the coding sequence ATGTACCTATTCCTGTGCAACTTGTCTATTGTTGACCTTTGCTACACAAACATCACAATCCCCAAGTTGGTCCACATGTTCCTCAGTAGTGACTCTTCCATCTGCTTCACCCAATGCTTCATCCAGATGTACTTCTTCAGTTTTGCTGTTACTACGGAGGACCTCCTGCTCTTCATTATGGCTTATGATCGATATGTGGCCATTTGTCGACCTCTACGCTACCACAGTGTATTAAGCAAAAAGAATTGTCTCCTGTTCATGATTTGTGTCTGGGTGACTGGGTTCATCAACTCGATTCTTCCGCCCTTGACCACTTTTTCCATTCCCCTGTGTTATTCTAATAAAGTCTCACAGTTCTTCTGTGAATATAAAGCATTTTCCAAAATCTCCTGTCCCAACATTGGGTTCCACATACTTGCATACACAGAGGCTGtaatatttggaatttttccatTTCTGTTTAGTATAATATCGTATATTAAGGTCATTGTTGTTATCTTCCATATTAAATCTAGTGATGGGAGAAGaaaggccttctccacctgctcatCCCACCTCATAGTCCTCACCATGTATTATGGCACCTGGATGTCGGCCTATCTCATACCATCATTAATCAACACCCAGGTCCTTGAACTGGTCTTCACTTTACTGTATACGACCGTCACCCCCATGCTCAACCCTCTGATATACACTGTACGGAACAAAGATGTCAAGAGGGCGCTTCAAAAACTGGTGGGGTGTGAGGTCAAGGATGAATAA